A single Thermosynechococcus vestitus BP-1 DNA region contains:
- the uvrA gene encoding excinuclease ABC subunit UvrA yields the protein MGDPVPGGEIRIRGARQHNLKNIDLDLPRDRLIVMTGVSGSGKSSLAFDTIFAEGQRRYVESLSAYARQFLGQLDKPDVDAIEGLSPAISIDQKSTSHNPRSTVGTVTEIYDYLRLLYGRAGEPHCPHCDRSIRPQTIDEMVDQVMQLPLQSRFQVLAPIVKGKKGTHKKLLSSLASEGFVRVRIDGEVRDLSEAIELDKNHAHRIEIVVDRLVLKPGIEERLGDSLRTALHHGNGTAMVSVVSRETGAEGQTLLFSENFACPEHGAVMDELSPRLFSFNSPYGACPECHGLGYLRKFSPELIVPNPELPVYLAIAPWAEKEHDYYLALLWGVAEAFGFDIHTPWYRLTELQREILLYGTDTPILIPSDSRYRKRDYYRQFQGVIPILERQYRETTSDAYRQKLEEYQVNQTCPACQGQRLKPAALAVRLGQYRLTDLTRVSIRECLARLQSLQLTPRQQQIAALALREVTGRLQFLIDVGLDYLTLDRSAATLSGGEAQRIRLATQIGSGLTGVLYVLDEPSIGLHQRDNDRLLQTLFRLRDLGNTLIVVEHDEDTIRAADYIVDIGPGAGIHGGQIVAQGSLEAILNHPDSLTGAYLSGRKRIETPSDRRPGNGKSLILKKVSRNNLKDITVEIPLGKLVCLTGVSGSGKSTLMHEVLYPALQHHLGYNVPLPKELGHIEGLNAIDKVIVIDQSPIGRTPRSNPATYIGVFDVIREVFSQTVEAKARGYKPGQFSFNIKGGRCEACGGQGVNVIEMNFLPDVYVQCEVCKGTRYNRDTLQVKYKGCSIADVLDMTAETALTFFENIPKAVSKLQTLVDVGLGYLKLGQSAPTLSGGEAQRLKLAAELSRRATGKTLYLIDEPTTGLSFYDVHKLLEVLQRLVDKGNSILVIEHNLDVIRCADWIIDLGPEGGDRGGEVVAVGTPEAVALMPQSYTGQYLARVFNRAAANSQ from the coding sequence ATGGGCGATCCAGTGCCTGGGGGTGAAATTCGCATTCGGGGTGCACGGCAGCATAATCTGAAAAACATTGACCTCGATCTGCCCCGCGATCGCCTGATTGTAATGACCGGCGTCTCCGGTTCCGGGAAATCCTCCCTTGCCTTTGACACGATTTTTGCTGAAGGACAACGCCGCTATGTGGAGTCCCTGAGTGCCTATGCGCGGCAATTCCTCGGCCAGTTGGATAAGCCTGATGTGGATGCCATTGAGGGGCTGAGTCCAGCGATTTCTATTGATCAAAAGTCCACCTCCCACAACCCTCGCTCGACGGTGGGTACGGTCACGGAAATTTATGACTACCTGCGGCTGCTCTATGGCCGTGCCGGTGAACCCCATTGCCCCCATTGCGATCGCTCGATCCGCCCCCAAACCATTGATGAAATGGTGGATCAGGTTATGCAGTTGCCGCTCCAGAGCCGCTTTCAAGTCTTGGCCCCCATTGTCAAGGGCAAAAAGGGGACCCACAAGAAGCTGCTGTCGAGTCTGGCCAGTGAAGGTTTTGTGCGGGTTCGCATTGATGGCGAGGTGCGCGACCTCAGTGAGGCCATTGAACTAGATAAAAACCATGCCCACAGGATTGAAATTGTTGTCGATCGCCTTGTGCTCAAGCCGGGGATTGAGGAACGCTTAGGGGATTCGTTGCGAACGGCATTGCACCATGGCAACGGTACGGCAATGGTCAGTGTGGTGTCCCGGGAGACGGGAGCTGAGGGTCAAACGCTCCTGTTTTCAGAAAATTTTGCCTGCCCTGAGCATGGGGCGGTGATGGATGAGCTCTCTCCTCGACTTTTTTCCTTTAACTCCCCCTATGGTGCCTGCCCAGAGTGCCATGGCTTGGGCTATTTGCGCAAATTTAGCCCGGAGTTAATTGTCCCTAATCCCGAACTGCCGGTCTATCTGGCGATCGCCCCCTGGGCCGAGAAGGAACATGACTACTACCTTGCTCTCCTCTGGGGTGTTGCTGAGGCCTTTGGTTTTGACATCCATACACCGTGGTATCGCCTCACGGAGTTGCAACGGGAGATTCTCCTCTACGGCACCGACACGCCGATTCTCATCCCTTCTGATTCGCGCTATCGCAAACGGGACTACTACCGTCAATTTCAAGGGGTGATTCCCATCCTAGAGCGGCAGTACCGCGAGACGACCTCCGATGCCTACCGGCAAAAACTGGAAGAGTACCAAGTCAATCAAACCTGCCCCGCCTGTCAGGGGCAACGCCTGAAGCCAGCTGCTTTGGCCGTGCGCTTGGGGCAATATCGCCTTACGGACCTCACCCGTGTTTCCATTCGCGAGTGCTTGGCACGGCTTCAATCCCTGCAACTCACGCCTCGTCAACAACAAATTGCGGCATTGGCCCTGCGGGAAGTCACGGGGCGCTTGCAGTTTCTCATAGATGTGGGACTCGATTACCTGACGTTGGATCGCAGTGCCGCCACCCTCTCTGGGGGTGAAGCGCAACGGATTCGCTTGGCGACCCAAATTGGCTCTGGCCTGACGGGGGTGCTCTACGTCCTCGATGAACCGAGTATTGGCCTGCACCAGCGGGATAACGATCGCCTGCTGCAAACGCTGTTTCGCCTGCGGGACTTGGGGAATACGCTGATTGTTGTCGAACACGATGAGGACACGATCCGTGCGGCCGATTACATTGTCGATATTGGCCCAGGGGCGGGAATCCACGGCGGCCAAATTGTCGCTCAAGGCAGCCTCGAGGCCATTCTCAACCATCCCGACTCCCTGACGGGGGCTTATCTGTCGGGGCGCAAGCGCATTGAAACTCCCAGCGATCGCCGGCCGGGGAATGGCAAATCACTGATTCTCAAAAAGGTTTCCCGCAACAACCTCAAGGACATCACCGTAGAAATTCCCCTTGGCAAGCTGGTGTGTTTGACGGGAGTATCGGGATCAGGCAAGTCCACCCTTATGCACGAAGTTCTCTATCCTGCCCTGCAGCACCATCTGGGTTACAATGTCCCGCTCCCCAAGGAACTGGGCCACATTGAAGGCTTGAATGCCATTGATAAAGTCATTGTCATTGACCAGTCCCCCATTGGTCGAACCCCCCGCTCCAACCCTGCCACCTACATTGGTGTTTTTGATGTCATCCGTGAGGTCTTTAGCCAAACCGTTGAGGCCAAGGCACGGGGCTACAAGCCGGGGCAATTTTCCTTCAATATTAAGGGCGGCCGCTGTGAGGCCTGCGGTGGCCAAGGGGTGAATGTGATTGAGATGAACTTTCTGCCCGATGTGTATGTCCAGTGTGAGGTGTGCAAGGGGACGCGCTACAACCGCGATACGCTGCAAGTGAAGTATAAGGGCTGCTCGATCGCCGATGTTTTGGACATGACCGCCGAGACAGCGCTGACCTTTTTTGAAAATATCCCCAAGGCGGTGAGCAAGCTGCAAACCCTCGTAGATGTGGGCTTGGGCTATCTGAAATTGGGACAAAGCGCCCCCACCCTCTCTGGGGGGGAAGCCCAACGCCTCAAATTGGCGGCTGAACTGTCCCGCCGTGCCACGGGCAAAACCCTCTACCTGATTGATGAGCCGACCACGGGGCTATCCTTTTACGATGTGCATAAACTCCTCGAGGTGTTGCAACGGCTGGTGGACAAGGGCAACTCAATTCTGGTGATTGAGCACAATTTAGATGTGATTCGCTGTGCCGATTGGATTATTGATCTCGGACCCGAAGGGGGCGATCGCGGCGGAGAGGTGGTTGCCGTGGGCACTCCCGAAGCAGTGGCCCTGATGCCCCAATCCTACACCGGCCAGTATCTCGCCCGGGTCTTCAACCGCGCCGCTGCCAATTCGCAATAG
- the groL gene encoding chaperonin GroEL (60 kDa chaperone family; promotes refolding of misfolded polypeptides especially under stressful conditions; forms two stacked rings of heptamers to form a barrel-shaped 14mer; ends can be capped by GroES; misfolded proteins enter the barrel where they are refolded when GroES binds), which yields MAKRIIYNENARRALEKGMDILAESVAVTLGPKGRNVVLEKKFGAPQIVNDGVTIAKEIELEDHIENTGVALIRQAASKTNDAAGDGTTTATVLAHAMVKEGLRNVAAGANPIALKRGIDKATQFLVEKIAEHARPVEDSKAIAQVAAISAGNDEEVGRMIADAMDKVGKEGVISLEEGKSMTTELEVTEGMRFDKGYISPYFATDTERMEAVLDEPFVLVTDKKITLVQDLVPILEQVARAGKPLVIIAEDIEKEALATLVVNRLRGVLNVAAVKAPGFGDRRKAMLEDIAVLTAGQVITEDAGLKLENAKLDMLGKARRITITKDHTTIVAEGNEKAVKARCEQIRRQIEETDSSYDKEKLQERLAKLAGGVAVIKVGAATETEMKDRKLRLEDAINATKAAVEEGIVPGGGTTLVHLAPELSNWAAEHLTGEELIGANIVERALSAPLRRIAENAGQNGAIIVERVKEKPFDVGYDAAKDEYVNMFDAGIVDPAKVTRSALQNAASIAGMVLTTECIIVDKPEPKENNPAGSGAGMGGDFDY from the coding sequence ATGGCGAAACGCATTATCTACAACGAAAATGCTCGTCGTGCCCTTGAAAAAGGGATGGACATCTTGGCCGAATCTGTGGCTGTGACCCTTGGTCCGAAAGGTCGGAACGTGGTTCTGGAGAAAAAATTTGGGGCGCCGCAAATTGTCAATGATGGCGTCACCATTGCTAAAGAAATTGAACTCGAAGATCACATTGAAAACACCGGCGTGGCTCTAATTCGCCAAGCTGCCTCCAAGACCAATGATGCTGCCGGTGACGGTACCACGACGGCGACGGTTCTTGCCCATGCCATGGTGAAAGAGGGGCTGCGCAACGTTGCTGCTGGTGCTAACCCCATTGCCCTGAAACGTGGCATTGACAAAGCCACCCAATTCCTTGTTGAAAAAATTGCTGAACATGCCCGTCCAGTGGAGGACTCCAAAGCCATTGCCCAAGTGGCGGCGATCTCTGCCGGGAACGATGAAGAAGTGGGTCGGATGATTGCCGACGCTATGGACAAAGTGGGCAAAGAGGGCGTGATCTCCCTCGAAGAGGGCAAATCCATGACCACGGAACTGGAGGTCACCGAGGGGATGCGCTTTGACAAGGGCTACATTTCCCCCTACTTTGCCACTGACACCGAGCGCATGGAAGCTGTGCTCGATGAGCCCTTCGTGCTGGTCACCGACAAGAAAATTACCTTGGTGCAAGATCTGGTGCCGATCCTCGAACAGGTGGCTCGCGCCGGTAAGCCCTTGGTCATCATTGCCGAAGACATTGAGAAAGAGGCCTTGGCGACCCTGGTGGTCAACCGTCTGCGCGGTGTCTTGAATGTAGCTGCTGTGAAAGCTCCCGGCTTTGGCGATCGCCGTAAAGCGATGCTCGAAGATATTGCCGTCCTCACAGCGGGTCAAGTGATCACCGAAGATGCGGGTCTGAAGCTGGAAAATGCCAAGCTGGATATGCTCGGTAAAGCTCGCCGCATCACGATCACCAAAGATCACACCACGATTGTGGCCGAAGGCAATGAAAAAGCCGTCAAGGCTCGCTGCGAGCAAATCCGTCGCCAAATCGAAGAAACTGACTCCAGCTACGACAAAGAAAAACTGCAGGAGCGGTTGGCCAAACTGGCGGGTGGTGTGGCAGTGATTAAAGTCGGTGCTGCCACCGAAACTGAAATGAAGGATCGCAAACTCCGTCTGGAAGATGCGATTAACGCCACCAAAGCCGCTGTTGAAGAGGGGATTGTTCCCGGCGGCGGTACCACCTTGGTTCACTTGGCTCCTGAGTTGAGCAACTGGGCCGCTGAGCACCTAACGGGTGAAGAACTGATTGGTGCCAACATTGTTGAGCGTGCCCTCAGCGCTCCCCTGCGTCGCATTGCCGAAAACGCGGGTCAAAATGGTGCCATCATTGTCGAGCGGGTCAAAGAAAAACCCTTCGATGTGGGTTATGATGCCGCCAAAGATGAATATGTCAACATGTTCGATGCCGGTATCGTTGACCCTGCCAAAGTTACCCGCTCGGCTCTGCAAAATGCGGCCTCTATTGCCGGTATGGTCCTGACCACCGAGTGCATCATCGTTGACAAGCCCGAACCCAAGGAAAATAATCCTGCGGGCAGCGGTGCGGGTATGGGCGGTGACTTCGACTACTAA
- the groES gene encoding co-chaperone GroES translates to MAAVSLSVSTVKPLGDRIFVKVAESEERTAGGILLPDNAREKPQVGEVTAVGPGKLTEDGKRQPMDVKVGDKVLYSKYAGTEVKLAGEDYVLLSEKDILAIVG, encoded by the coding sequence ATGGCAGCCGTATCTCTAAGCGTTTCAACTGTGAAGCCTTTGGGCGATCGCATTTTTGTCAAAGTCGCCGAAAGCGAAGAACGGACCGCAGGGGGAATTCTCCTGCCCGACAATGCCCGTGAAAAACCCCAAGTGGGTGAAGTGACCGCCGTAGGTCCCGGCAAACTCACTGAAGACGGCAAGCGTCAGCCTATGGATGTGAAAGTGGGTGACAAAGTGCTGTACTCCAAATATGCCGGTACCGAAGTGAAACTGGCGGGCGAAGACTACGTTCTCCTCTCGGAAAAAGACATCTTGGCCATTGTGGGCTAG
- a CDS encoding carbohydrate ABC transporter permease: MRAFFCAKKSKGLWICSNGCLAVVAPRVGLTLLLILGALLVLSPLLVVLSTSGWPPGTLPTQLWPPQGWTWQSYHAAWQQGHFILAFANSTFVALAVTGLQLVTSALAGYALARLSFPGQQTILLLMLATLVIPFQLLVIPIFLILKAAHLINTYGALILPTAANGFGVFLMRQFFLTLPVALEEAALLDGANRWQVLWHILLPLSRPALVTLFIFTFIGEWNDLFKPLVFTTKPELITVQLSLANFQEQFTNDWPLMMAAAVIATVPVMILFILGQRQLIRGIATTGLKN, from the coding sequence ATGCGGGCTTTCTTTTGCGCGAAGAAGTCAAAGGGTTTGTGGATTTGCTCAAACGGATGTCTGGCAGTGGTCGCTCCTAGGGTAGGCTTAACGCTCCTATTGATATTGGGAGCATTGTTGGTTCTCAGTCCCTTGCTAGTGGTGCTTTCTACCTCCGGCTGGCCACCCGGAACCCTACCCACTCAATTATGGCCGCCCCAAGGCTGGACCTGGCAGAGCTATCACGCAGCATGGCAGCAGGGACACTTTATCTTAGCCTTTGCCAACTCAACGTTTGTGGCCTTGGCGGTGACGGGGCTCCAGTTGGTAACTTCAGCCCTAGCAGGTTACGCCCTTGCGCGACTTTCCTTTCCGGGACAACAGACAATTCTGCTGCTGATGCTAGCAACCCTAGTGATCCCATTTCAGCTTTTGGTGATCCCAATTTTTCTCATCCTGAAGGCGGCTCATCTGATCAACACCTATGGCGCATTGATCTTGCCAACGGCGGCCAATGGCTTTGGTGTCTTTTTGATGCGGCAGTTTTTTCTCACATTGCCCGTTGCCCTTGAGGAGGCAGCCCTCTTGGATGGGGCAAATCGCTGGCAGGTCCTCTGGCATATTCTCTTGCCCCTGAGCCGACCCGCCTTGGTAACGCTCTTTATCTTTACCTTCATTGGCGAGTGGAATGATCTGTTTAAGCCCTTGGTCTTTACCACCAAGCCAGAACTGATCACCGTGCAGCTTTCCTTGGCCAATTTTCAGGAGCAGTTCACCAATGATTGGCCGTTGATGATGGCCGCGGCGGTGATTGCCACTGTACCGGTGATGATTTTGTTTATTTTGGGTCAGCGGCAACTGATTCGCGGTATTGCCACTACGGGGCTAAAGAACTAA
- a CDS encoding ammonium transporter, translated as MKLRSILRRGFRLQHPLTQILYLPTRRTLLTFAVMIGVLSATAALGQDTAASAAVPEKVQVALNTLWVILAGVLVFFMNAGFGMLETGFCRAKNAVNLLSKNLIVFALASISYWAIGFALMFGDGNGVLGSSGFFLLGADNSPATGEAYRGVYSSLSWAAVPLSAKFFFQLVFAGTAATIVSGAVAERIKFYAFFIFSLLLVGISYPITGHWIWGGGWLQQLGMWDFAGSTVVHSVGGWAALMGAALLGPRLGRFLPDGSVAAIPGHNFAIATLGCLILWLGWFGFNPGSTMAADPGAIAHIAVTTNMAAAFGGVTATVVSTLYFGKPDLSMIINGILAGLVAITASCAFVTIESAALIGAIAGTIIVFSVVTIDRLKIDDPVGAISVHLVNGVWGTLAVGLFADGPGRFYEAGAGPLKGLLWSGDFTQFGYQLVGVLAVGGFTVAFSTAVWLLLNATIGIRVSPEEEIEGLDIGEHGMEAYAGFLLREEVKGFVDLLKRMSGSGRS; from the coding sequence ATGAAACTGCGTTCTATCTTGCGCCGGGGGTTCCGTCTTCAGCATCCTCTGACTCAGATTCTCTATCTGCCCACTCGCCGCACGCTACTGACGTTTGCAGTGATGATTGGTGTGCTCAGTGCAACAGCCGCATTGGGGCAGGATACTGCCGCCTCAGCAGCGGTTCCGGAAAAGGTGCAGGTGGCGCTCAACACGCTCTGGGTGATTTTGGCCGGCGTCTTGGTATTTTTCATGAATGCTGGCTTTGGTATGTTGGAAACCGGCTTTTGCCGTGCTAAGAATGCGGTGAACCTGCTCTCAAAGAACTTGATTGTCTTTGCCCTTGCGAGTATTTCCTATTGGGCAATTGGTTTTGCCCTAATGTTTGGGGATGGCAATGGGGTGTTGGGCAGCAGTGGGTTCTTTTTGCTGGGTGCTGATAATAGTCCGGCCACTGGCGAAGCTTATCGGGGGGTCTATAGTTCCCTCAGTTGGGCAGCGGTGCCCCTCTCGGCTAAGTTTTTCTTTCAACTTGTGTTTGCGGGAACGGCAGCCACAATTGTTTCTGGGGCAGTGGCGGAGCGGATTAAGTTCTATGCCTTTTTTATCTTCAGCTTGCTGCTGGTGGGGATTTCCTATCCAATTACGGGCCACTGGATCTGGGGCGGCGGTTGGCTGCAACAGCTAGGCATGTGGGATTTTGCTGGTTCTACGGTGGTGCACTCTGTAGGCGGATGGGCAGCATTGATGGGGGCAGCTCTCCTAGGGCCGCGTTTGGGGCGCTTTCTGCCGGATGGGTCGGTGGCGGCCATCCCCGGCCATAATTTTGCGATCGCCACCTTGGGGTGTTTGATCCTGTGGCTTGGTTGGTTTGGTTTTAATCCAGGGTCAACGATGGCGGCAGATCCGGGGGCGATCGCCCACATTGCTGTCACCACGAATATGGCGGCGGCCTTTGGGGGGGTCACTGCAACGGTGGTTTCCACACTCTACTTTGGCAAGCCTGACCTTTCGATGATCATTAACGGAATTCTGGCGGGATTAGTGGCCATCACCGCCTCCTGTGCTTTTGTTACCATTGAGAGTGCGGCGTTAATCGGCGCTATTGCGGGGACCATCATTGTCTTTTCAGTAGTGACAATTGATCGTCTGAAAATTGACGATCCAGTGGGAGCCATTTCCGTACACTTGGTCAATGGCGTCTGGGGTACCTTAGCCGTAGGTCTCTTTGCCGATGGACCGGGGCGCTTTTACGAAGCTGGGGCAGGGCCCCTCAAGGGATTGCTCTGGAGTGGTGACTTTACCCAGTTCGGGTACCAATTGGTGGGGGTGCTGGCGGTGGGCGGGTTTACCGTTGCCTTTAGTACAGCGGTGTGGCTACTCCTGAATGCGACCATTGGCATCCGCGTTTCTCCAGAAGAGGAAATCGAGGGGTTGGACATTGGCGAGCATGGCATGGAGGCCTATGCGGGCTTTCTTTTGCGCGAAGAAGTCAAAGGGTTTGTGGATTTGCTCAAACGGATGTCTGGCAGTGGTCGCTCCTAG
- a CDS encoding MORN repeat-containing protein: MITHPHYPNSAVVHRWVLSSCLMGLGCVTLQLAPATAQIAVYEGKRVTGDVTLTLPDGSTYKGELLNGRFDGQGILTMANGNRYEGEFRNGRYHGQGVLTYADGGRYEGGFADGIFSGKGILQLANGQRYEGTFLNGQYHGEGVLTFPDGTRYEGQFLAGKYHGTGTLSFGNGTSYTGQFRNGLFEGEGVLTLPDGSRIIATWHNGRREPR; the protein is encoded by the coding sequence GTGATAACTCATCCGCACTACCCAAATTCCGCTGTTGTCCACCGCTGGGTGCTCAGTTCTTGCCTGATGGGTTTAGGGTGTGTAACCCTACAGTTGGCTCCTGCAACTGCTCAAATTGCCGTCTATGAAGGGAAGCGGGTCACGGGGGACGTCACCCTCACCCTCCCCGATGGCAGCACCTACAAAGGGGAATTGCTAAACGGTCGCTTTGATGGCCAAGGCATCCTCACAATGGCCAATGGCAACCGCTACGAAGGGGAATTTCGCAATGGCCGCTACCACGGTCAGGGGGTGCTCACCTATGCCGATGGCGGGCGCTATGAAGGTGGCTTTGCCGATGGTATTTTTAGTGGCAAGGGTATTTTGCAACTGGCCAATGGCCAGCGCTACGAGGGAACGTTTCTCAATGGTCAGTACCATGGGGAGGGGGTACTCACCTTTCCCGACGGTACTCGCTACGAGGGACAGTTTCTAGCGGGCAAGTATCATGGAACTGGAACACTCTCCTTTGGGAATGGCACGAGCTATACGGGGCAGTTTCGCAATGGCTTATTTGAAGGAGAGGGGGTGCTTACTCTGCCAGATGGCTCCCGCATTATTGCCACATGGCACAATGGTCGTCGCGAGCCCCGCTAA
- a CDS encoding bifunctional folylpolyglutamate synthase/dihydrofolate synthase produces MGLAVADPLTAALRPYARFGVRLGLEPIQALLSALGSPQFQVPLIHVAGTNGKGSVCAYLDSVLRAAGYRTGRYTSPHLLSWCERICVDGEPIAPEVFLTLIQQIEAVLPQVAYPPSQFEVITAAAWLYFAQQGVDVAVMEVGLGGRLDATNVCQPPLVSVITSIGWDHWQRLGNSLGAIAGEKAGILKQGVPAVIGPVPPEAKTVIAERLAALACPAVWPEPAQRCVERAGWATWGGIEYPLPLAGEMQLVNSAIAIATLQCLQAQGWQISLTAIQQGMAQTRWPGRLQWLHWQGRQLLIDGAHNAPAAAYLRQYVDQLGWTEVTWVVGILANKDHEGILNHLLRAGDRLWLVPVPDHASANLEHLKDLAYTCCPRLGECRLFNDVAKALDRAGDRCVVCGSLYLIARVLGAIASKDSQVTQR; encoded by the coding sequence ATGGGGCTAGCTGTGGCTGATCCACTGACGGCAGCACTGAGGCCCTACGCCCGCTTTGGGGTGCGCCTGGGCCTTGAACCTATCCAGGCACTTCTGAGTGCCTTGGGGTCTCCGCAGTTCCAGGTGCCCTTGATCCACGTTGCGGGGACAAATGGCAAAGGCTCCGTGTGTGCCTATTTGGATAGTGTTTTGCGGGCAGCGGGCTATCGCACGGGTCGCTATACCTCGCCCCATCTGTTGAGCTGGTGTGAGCGCATTTGTGTGGATGGTGAACCCATTGCCCCTGAGGTCTTTTTGACCCTCATTCAACAAATTGAAGCAGTCCTGCCACAGGTGGCTTATCCCCCCAGTCAGTTTGAAGTGATCACGGCGGCGGCATGGCTGTATTTTGCCCAGCAGGGGGTAGATGTGGCGGTGATGGAGGTGGGCTTGGGGGGACGCTTGGATGCGACGAATGTGTGTCAGCCCCCTTTGGTGAGTGTGATTACCTCCATTGGTTGGGATCATTGGCAGCGGTTGGGCAATAGCCTGGGGGCAATTGCGGGCGAAAAGGCTGGAATTCTCAAGCAGGGTGTACCTGCTGTTATTGGTCCGGTTCCTCCAGAGGCAAAGACAGTGATTGCCGAGCGTTTAGCCGCTTTGGCCTGCCCGGCCGTCTGGCCAGAACCGGCCCAAAGGTGTGTTGAGCGTGCTGGTTGGGCAACTTGGGGTGGCATCGAGTACCCCTTGCCTTTGGCGGGAGAGATGCAGTTGGTCAATTCAGCGATCGCGATCGCCACACTGCAATGCCTGCAAGCTCAAGGTTGGCAAATTTCCCTAACAGCGATTCAACAGGGCATGGCACAAACCCGCTGGCCGGGACGACTGCAATGGTTACACTGGCAAGGTCGACAACTGCTCATTGATGGTGCCCACAATGCTCCCGCAGCTGCTTACCTACGGCAATATGTGGATCAATTGGGCTGGACAGAGGTGACTTGGGTCGTGGGGATCCTAGCCAATAAGGATCACGAGGGGATTCTCAACCATCTCCTGCGAGCCGGCGATCGCCTGTGGCTGGTGCCCGTCCCGGATCACGCTAGCGCTAACCTAGAGCACTTGAAGGACCTTGCCTACACCTGTTGTCCTAGGCTAGGGGAATGCCGTCTTTTTAACGATGTGGCTAAAGCCCTCGACAGGGCGGGCGATCGCTGCGTGGTCTGTGGCTCCCTTTACTTAATTGCTCGTGTTTTGGGGGCGATCGCAAGCAAAGACTCTCAGGTAACTCAACGATAG
- a CDS encoding class I SAM-dependent methyltransferase — translation MWDTRFQGDTYFYGREPNDFLKAHAHDFVAQGQILSLAEGEGRNAVYLAQQGYAVTAVDASQVGLAKAQRLAQERGVSITTYHCDLRDFDLGENTWDGIVAIFCHLPPELRTLVNQRIVKALKPQGLYLSETYSKKQLGMGTGGPPTLELLHDLEEMKRELTGLEWLHAVEIQRDIHEGQGHRGRGWVIQLIGRKV, via the coding sequence ATGTGGGACACTCGCTTTCAAGGAGACACCTATTTCTACGGCAGGGAGCCAAACGACTTCCTCAAAGCCCATGCCCATGACTTTGTGGCCCAAGGGCAAATTCTCTCCCTCGCCGAAGGGGAAGGGCGTAATGCCGTTTATCTTGCTCAACAGGGATACGCCGTCACGGCTGTGGATGCCTCCCAAGTGGGACTGGCAAAAGCACAGCGCCTTGCTCAAGAAAGGGGAGTCTCAATCACCACCTATCACTGCGATCTGCGGGATTTTGACCTCGGTGAAAACACGTGGGATGGAATTGTTGCTATTTTTTGCCATCTGCCGCCAGAGCTGCGTACCCTAGTCAACCAGCGCATTGTCAAAGCCCTTAAGCCCCAAGGCCTCTATCTCAGTGAGACCTACAGCAAGAAACAACTGGGAATGGGCACAGGGGGCCCGCCCACACTGGAACTACTGCACGACTTAGAGGAAATGAAGCGAGAACTAACGGGTCTAGAGTGGCTCCACGCCGTTGAAATCCAGCGGGACATCCATGAGGGTCAAGGCCATCGCGGACGCGGCTGGGTGATTCAGCTGATTGGCCGCAAGGTCTGA
- a CDS encoding Fur family transcriptional regulator: MPPRRTRSQAIILDALRASGRSLSAQELFLELRQRQTPLGLATVYRTLDHLRIHGQVQARPLPSGELVYSLVQQDQHYLTCLHCGTSIEIEQCPVQPLETELQECYHFKVFYHTLEFFGLCAKCQVMAQR, translated from the coding sequence ATGCCGCCGCGACGCACCCGTAGCCAAGCCATTATTCTCGATGCCCTTAGAGCCAGCGGCCGATCGCTCTCGGCGCAAGAGCTTTTTTTAGAACTGCGGCAACGACAGACACCCCTAGGTCTTGCAACGGTGTATCGCACCCTAGATCATCTCCGCATTCATGGTCAGGTGCAGGCCCGTCCCCTACCCAGTGGCGAATTGGTCTATAGCTTGGTGCAGCAGGATCAGCACTACCTCACCTGTTTACACTGCGGCACATCCATTGAAATTGAGCAGTGTCCTGTGCAGCCACTTGAAACGGAGCTACAAGAGTGCTATCACTTCAAGGTTTTTTACCACACCCTGGAGTTTTTTGGCCTCTGTGCAAAGTGCCAAGTGATGGCGCAGCGCTAA